The following proteins come from a genomic window of Candidatus Sysuiplasma jiujiangense:
- a CDS encoding ATP/GTP-binding protein, protein MKKIMFVGTAGAGKTTLTAAFQNWMHDNGHDAITLNLDPGAEKLPYQPDVDIRDWVKLDEVVKEYSLGPNGAQIAAADMLALNMEKVLEPVEKIDSDYLLVDTPGQLELFAYRQSGNVVLQKLGMDETVIAFVTDPSICKTPSGFVSSALLFASVNFRFDVPALNVLTKTDTITEEELQNIIGWSTSEDRLYDDLMESDIRSAKPLSLEIFRALRDVGAYSELIAVSSEDYSGMGDIYTMAQGIFQGGEDLDRRLA, encoded by the coding sequence ATGAAGAAAATAATGTTTGTAGGAACAGCAGGAGCAGGTAAAACCACACTCACAGCCGCCTTTCAAAACTGGATGCACGATAACGGCCACGACGCAATAACGCTCAACCTTGATCCTGGGGCTGAAAAGCTTCCATATCAGCCTGATGTGGACATCAGGGACTGGGTAAAGCTCGACGAGGTCGTAAAGGAGTACAGCCTCGGACCAAACGGAGCTCAGATTGCGGCTGCCGACATGCTCGCCCTCAATATGGAAAAGGTGCTGGAGCCGGTAGAAAAGATTGACAGCGATTATCTGCTCGTTGACACGCCGGGACAGCTGGAGCTCTTTGCCTACAGGCAATCAGGAAATGTTGTGCTGCAGAAGCTGGGAATGGATGAAACAGTAATTGCCTTTGTGACAGATCCGTCAATTTGCAAAACACCTTCGGGCTTTGTCTCCTCCGCGCTGCTCTTTGCAAGTGTAAATTTCAGATTTGATGTGCCTGCGCTTAACGTGCTGACCAAGACCGATACCATTACAGAGGAAGAACTGCAGAACATAATCGGCTGGTCCACTTCGGAGGACAGGCTCTACGACGACCTTATGGAGTCGGACATACGATCCGCAAAGCCTCTCAGCCTCGAAATATTCAGGGCGCTGCGGGATGTAGGTGCATATAGCGAGCTGATTGCGGTGTCTTCCGAAGACTATTCCGGAATGGGAGACATATATACAATGGCTCAGGGCATCTTCCAGGGAGGAGAGGATCTCGACAGGCGTCTTGCCTGA
- the ilvD gene encoding dihydroxy-acid dehydratase translates to MKERRSAGIYGGPERSPNRAFMKSMGLTDADLESPIVGVAAAWNEAGPCNIHVLSLAERAKEGIRAEKGTPRIFTAPVVIDGIAMGTGGMRYSLISRELIANTVELTVNAHGYDGFAGLSGCDKTSPGMMMAMARLNIPSIVIYCGTTLPGSYHGKPIAIGDVYEAVGSYSSGNLSLQELKVMEDNAIPTPGACGGLYTANTMAMMTESLGLALPGSAAPPAVEGAKSGFVFETGRALMKLIETDLGPRDILSHESFENAIAVLMASGGSTNAVLHLIAIASEAGIKLDLDEFDAIGQRIPEIVNMKPGGKYVMADLYRIGGVPYLMRKLMDAGYLKEEAMTVTGRTMGQNLSGFSFAHTGTDIVGDFSRPLYRRGGIRILRGSLAPEGAVIKASASSVERMKGKALVFDSEEEAFNAVLSHTVSENHVVVIRYEGPKGGPGMREMLSVTAAIVGQGLGESVGLVTDGRFSGATRGIMVGHVCPEAYAGGNIALVRNGDEILIDTAKGRIDLLVDGKELDERRSKWKGPVEKDKSGLLGQYAALVSSASKGAVMKQK, encoded by the coding sequence ATGAAAGAAAGAAGATCTGCCGGGATCTACGGCGGCCCGGAACGATCGCCGAATCGCGCCTTCATGAAATCGATGGGCCTGACTGACGCTGACCTTGAGAGTCCGATTGTCGGGGTGGCAGCAGCCTGGAACGAGGCCGGCCCGTGCAACATTCATGTCCTTTCGCTTGCCGAAAGGGCAAAGGAGGGAATAAGGGCCGAGAAAGGCACACCGAGGATATTCACCGCTCCCGTCGTCATTGACGGCATTGCAATGGGGACAGGAGGAATGAGATACTCGCTGATAAGCAGGGAGCTTATCGCCAATACCGTGGAGCTTACGGTAAATGCGCACGGCTACGACGGTTTTGCCGGTCTGTCAGGCTGCGACAAGACCAGCCCCGGTATGATGATGGCAATGGCCAGGCTGAATATACCGTCAATCGTCATCTACTGCGGGACGACACTGCCGGGCAGCTATCACGGGAAACCGATTGCTATCGGAGACGTCTATGAGGCTGTCGGGTCGTACTCATCCGGAAATCTTTCACTGCAGGAACTCAAGGTCATGGAGGACAATGCAATACCGACGCCCGGCGCATGCGGCGGCCTGTATACGGCAAATACGATGGCAATGATGACGGAGTCACTCGGACTCGCTCTGCCCGGCTCTGCCGCGCCGCCGGCCGTCGAAGGCGCGAAGTCGGGCTTCGTATTCGAAACCGGAAGGGCGCTGATGAAGCTCATTGAAACAGATCTCGGGCCACGCGATATACTCTCCCACGAATCATTTGAAAACGCGATTGCAGTGTTGATGGCATCGGGCGGTTCAACCAACGCCGTGCTCCACCTGATAGCTATAGCATCGGAGGCCGGAATAAAACTTGATCTGGATGAATTTGATGCCATCGGGCAGCGCATACCCGAAATAGTCAACATGAAACCTGGCGGAAAGTATGTGATGGCCGACCTCTACCGCATCGGAGGCGTCCCGTACCTTATGAGGAAGCTTATGGACGCCGGCTACCTGAAGGAAGAAGCCATGACAGTCACCGGCAGGACGATGGGTCAGAATCTCTCAGGATTCAGTTTTGCCCACACCGGAACCGATATTGTGGGCGACTTCTCCAGACCGCTTTACAGGAGAGGCGGCATCAGGATTCTCAGGGGCTCGCTTGCGCCGGAAGGGGCGGTGATCAAAGCATCGGCTTCGTCTGTCGAAAGGATGAAAGGGAAGGCTCTTGTCTTCGACTCCGAGGAGGAAGCGTTCAACGCAGTCCTGTCACACACTGTCAGCGAGAATCATGTTGTTGTAATACGCTACGAAGGACCGAAGGGCGGACCCGGAATGAGAGAGATGCTTTCCGTGACAGCTGCCATTGTCGGTCAGGGACTGGGGGAAAGTGTCGGCCTTGTGACTGACGGCCGTTTTTCCGGCGCGACCAGGGGCATAATGGTCGGGCATGTCTGCCCTGAGGCCTATGCAGGCGGCAACATCGCTCTTGTCAGGAACGGAGATGAGATACTCATAGACACGGCAAAGGGACGGATAGACCTGCTCGTCGACGGAAAGGAGTTGGATGAACGGAGGAGCAAATGGAAGGGGCCGGTGGAAAAGGACAAATCGGGCCTTCTTGGACAGTATGCGGCACTCGTATCCTCCGCATCGAAGGGCGCGGTAATGAAACAGAAGTGA
- a CDS encoding penicillin acylase family protein yields the protein MKFRWVPVLIVILVILSFFSSQTGLLNPANGLWTTINNSRYTGGKLNVAHLLEPVNVSIDSSGVAHIVAQNNHDLFVAQGYYVASNRLFQMELQVLLASGNLSRYVGKAALGSDITMHLIGLPQDAYRLQMLLKEEYPQYYAYLSDYSTGVNDFINHTQNSLPFGFKLLGFHPFYWTPFDILVWQEFMSWSLITGSSDPLASAIMYNAFGFSNLTQIWPYYPYYTQSVTVVPGSGSVNGYGLSSQSVPPGYLWSQNWYSQWATGVNTSYLGTLQTLLFGALENISDPYAGIMTSYLDNGVGSNSWVVASSYSTDHNPILANDPHLTLYAPSLWIPLQLKDSSMNVTGWALAGIPGILIGHTSRTAWGLTTPEGNSANDYLEILQGNSYLYDGTWHPMTVLNYTLLGHIHSIYYTNNGPLIARSANAGISMRWSTPSSSLDLVAEIMLDQSGNYTQMVDALQYWGSPPQNFALVSVHNAGIITAGKYPLINETLPDGKTVSVVGSRTLLNGTTGAYEPVGYVPFKYLPQAENPARGFLFAPNQPTAGMNYPYPFIGGFWASGGRAETIFHFLNNSGGMDIRLMMSLQSNVSDYWASQFTPLVVKALSGLTMTQVQSEAYQYLASWNYTAYQDEVGITVYWYFLSEFYNMTFDRIYQDHGLSGMPSPYTSSAIYLAQNAPDSFWFNGNFTATARAAFSAAVQFLAQKLGAVSGWTWGRVHRLEISSYTGLSALSIGPIPIWGDSHTVSVGGVPLSLAVPEQNVTVSSSLREIAEPASGTFFGVFPGGPSENILSHYFDNQLQTWINHGYYDMSTQRTVYFYEYT from the coding sequence ATGAAATTCAGGTGGGTTCCAGTCCTTATTGTAATACTGGTCATACTCTCGTTCTTTTCATCCCAGACCGGACTTTTGAATCCCGCCAATGGCCTCTGGACGACAATCAACAATTCACGGTATACTGGAGGAAAACTGAATGTCGCCCACCTTCTTGAACCGGTCAATGTCAGCATAGATAGTTCAGGGGTGGCACATATCGTGGCGCAGAACAACCATGACCTTTTTGTGGCGCAGGGATATTACGTGGCGAGCAACAGGCTGTTCCAGATGGAACTGCAGGTGCTGCTTGCATCCGGAAACCTGAGCCGGTATGTAGGGAAGGCTGCACTTGGTTCTGACATTACAATGCATCTCATCGGCCTGCCGCAGGATGCCTATCGTCTCCAGATGCTCCTGAAGGAAGAGTATCCGCAGTACTACGCATACCTCTCCGACTACAGCACCGGTGTCAACGATTTCATCAACCATACGCAGAATTCGCTTCCATTCGGATTCAAACTTCTTGGGTTTCATCCATTCTACTGGACGCCTTTCGACATACTCGTGTGGCAGGAATTCATGTCATGGTCGCTCATTACGGGTTCGTCGGACCCGCTTGCATCCGCCATTATGTACAATGCGTTCGGATTCAGCAACCTGACACAGATATGGCCATACTACCCGTATTACACGCAGTCGGTGACAGTTGTTCCGGGAAGCGGCAGTGTTAACGGATACGGGCTTTCCTCCCAGTCCGTTCCTCCCGGATACCTCTGGTCTCAAAACTGGTATTCCCAGTGGGCAACCGGTGTAAACACATCGTATCTCGGGACTTTACAGACACTGCTCTTCGGGGCGCTGGAAAACATCTCTGATCCGTACGCCGGGATAATGACCAGCTATCTGGACAATGGCGTCGGCAGCAACAGCTGGGTTGTGGCTTCATCCTATTCGACAGACCATAATCCGATACTGGCAAACGATCCACACCTGACGCTGTATGCTCCGTCGCTCTGGATACCGTTGCAGCTTAAGGACAGCAGCATGAATGTAACAGGATGGGCCCTTGCAGGCATTCCCGGAATACTGATTGGCCATACAAGCAGAACTGCGTGGGGTCTGACAACACCTGAAGGCAACTCTGCCAACGATTATCTTGAAATCCTTCAGGGCAACAGCTACCTTTATGATGGCACCTGGCATCCTATGACCGTCCTGAATTATACGCTGCTTGGCCACATACACAGCATTTACTATACGAACAACGGGCCGCTCATTGCAAGGAGTGCGAACGCAGGCATCAGCATGCGCTGGTCAACACCTTCCTCATCGCTGGATCTGGTGGCAGAAATAATGCTTGACCAGTCTGGCAATTACACGCAGATGGTGGATGCACTGCAATACTGGGGATCGCCGCCTCAGAACTTTGCGCTTGTTTCAGTACACAATGCCGGAATAATTACTGCCGGAAAATATCCGCTGATAAATGAGACACTGCCTGACGGAAAAACTGTCAGCGTGGTCGGATCCAGGACTCTGCTGAACGGGACTACCGGGGCCTACGAGCCTGTGGGATATGTTCCATTCAAGTACCTGCCCCAGGCGGAGAATCCGGCAAGAGGCTTCCTGTTTGCGCCCAACCAGCCCACGGCAGGCATGAACTACCCGTACCCGTTCATAGGCGGTTTCTGGGCTTCAGGCGGCAGGGCCGAAACAATATTTCACTTCCTGAATAACAGCGGGGGCATGGACATTCGGCTGATGATGTCTCTGCAGTCCAATGTCAGCGATTACTGGGCGAGCCAGTTTACTCCGCTTGTAGTGAAGGCTCTGTCTGGACTGACCATGACTCAGGTGCAGAGCGAAGCCTACCAGTATCTTGCGTCGTGGAACTACACGGCTTATCAGGACGAGGTAGGAATCACCGTTTACTGGTATTTCCTGTCGGAATTTTACAACATGACATTTGACCGAATCTACCAGGATCACGGCCTTTCCGGTATGCCGTCGCCTTACACATCCTCTGCAATATATCTTGCACAGAATGCTCCGGATTCGTTCTGGTTCAACGGCAATTTTACGGCGACGGCGAGGGCCGCATTTTCGGCTGCCGTCCAGTTCCTTGCACAGAAACTCGGTGCAGTAAGCGGATGGACTTGGGGTAGGGTCCACAGGCTGGAAATTTCCAGCTACACGGGACTCAGCGCACTGTCCATAGGGCCTATCCCGATATGGGGCGACAGCCATACAGTCAGTGTCGGCGGAGTTCCGCTCAGCCTTGCTGTTCCGGAACAGAATGTTACAGTGAGCTCGTCGCTGAGAGAAATAGCCGAACCCGCTTCCGGCACATTCTTCGGAGTTTTTCCCGGCGGACCGAGCGAGAATATACTGAGCCATTATTTTGACAACCAGCTTCAGACCTGGATTAATCATGGATATTACGACATGAGCACTCAGAGGACGGTGTATTTTTACGAATATACGTAG